In Winkia neuii, a genomic segment contains:
- a CDS encoding ABC transporter substrate-binding protein produces the protein MKTKALSLGALAACAALALTACGGNTVSEEDIKSGKIEGRGPITYVQGKDNSGKLAPMLEDWNKAHPKERVTMIELSSEADQQRNSMVQNAQTKSDSFCVLSLDNVWMAEFAAYRWILPLPENQFPKEKILPPVWQTGMYRGQLFAMPHGSDGGILFYRKDLLQKAGITKAPKTWDDMKKGCNAVRALPGHKDIGCYAGQFAKYEGLTVNADEAIHAFGGQTVDKDGKVKVNSPEAKKGLKVIADGFKSGFIPKESLTYKEEEGRNAFESERVLYYRNWPYQYALSKEKLGDKMGVAPMPGFTADKPEGGTSSLGGHNAAISSYCKNRATALDFIKWYTSEPIQKRLLTETTLAPIYTSLYDDPSLIKQFPYLPSLKKSIESAVPRPQVYNYGDVSTTIQDAVFPVLKGETETGPALDGLAKKLTKMTSGK, from the coding sequence ATGAAGACAAAAGCGCTCTCACTTGGCGCTTTGGCCGCTTGCGCTGCACTAGCACTTACAGCGTGCGGCGGCAATACGGTAAGTGAAGAAGACATCAAATCAGGAAAGATCGAAGGCCGAGGCCCCATCACATACGTGCAGGGCAAAGACAACTCCGGCAAACTAGCACCGATGCTCGAGGACTGGAATAAGGCCCACCCCAAAGAGCGCGTGACCATGATTGAACTATCCTCCGAAGCGGACCAGCAACGCAATTCGATGGTGCAAAACGCGCAGACCAAGTCCGATTCGTTCTGTGTACTATCTCTAGACAACGTGTGGATGGCGGAATTTGCTGCCTACCGATGGATTCTGCCGCTACCCGAAAACCAATTCCCTAAGGAAAAGATCCTTCCTCCGGTGTGGCAGACCGGCATGTACCGCGGTCAGCTCTTCGCTATGCCGCACGGCTCCGATGGCGGCATCTTGTTCTACCGCAAAGACCTTCTGCAAAAGGCGGGCATTACCAAAGCCCCCAAGACCTGGGATGACATGAAGAAAGGCTGCAATGCAGTCCGGGCTCTTCCGGGCCACAAAGACATTGGCTGCTACGCCGGCCAATTCGCCAAATACGAAGGCCTAACCGTAAATGCGGACGAAGCCATTCACGCCTTCGGCGGCCAGACGGTTGACAAGGACGGCAAAGTCAAGGTCAACTCCCCCGAAGCGAAGAAGGGGCTAAAAGTTATCGCCGACGGTTTCAAGAGCGGCTTCATCCCCAAAGAATCACTAACTTACAAGGAAGAAGAAGGCCGCAACGCCTTTGAATCAGAGCGCGTCCTGTACTACCGCAACTGGCCGTACCAATACGCCCTCAGCAAGGAAAAACTGGGCGACAAGATGGGCGTTGCCCCCATGCCTGGCTTTACCGCAGACAAGCCCGAGGGCGGCACCTCCTCTCTAGGCGGGCACAACGCGGCTATCTCTTCCTACTGCAAGAACAGGGCCACTGCCCTGGACTTCATCAAGTGGTACACCTCGGAGCCCATCCAGAAGCGGCTCCTAACCGAAACCACTTTGGCTCCTATCTACACCTCGCTCTACGACGACCCGAGCCTGATCAAACAATTCCCCTACCTGCCGTCACTGAAGAAATCCATCGAGAGCGCAGTGCCCCGCCCGCAGGTTTACAACTACGGGGATGTTTCCACCACCATTCAGGACGCCGTATTCCCGGTGCTGAAAGGTGAAACCGAAACGGGTCCGGCCCTGGACGGGTTGGCAAAGAAGCTAACCAAAATGACCTCGGGGAAGTAA
- a CDS encoding carbohydrate ABC transporter permease, whose translation MAKSKSLALTDSGKAQAKLAGWLVSPTIIVIAIVILFPTISALYQSLWGFRGIDPSTGFVRDSEPFVGLENYVNIFRGDTGSRFWNAFWNTTFFATVTVAIETVLGVAMALIMHKAMKGRGLVRAAILVPWAIPTAVSAVLWKWIFDAHGAANALFNTQILWATSDWPAKFAIIIADTWKTAPFIGLLTLAGLQVIPDDVYEAAKIDGAGAWRRFMTITLPLVKPALVVAVLFRMLDALRMFDLPYILIGPRKASVETLSMLVQDDASNLRYGSAAAYAVVLFIYVFMIAFAFVKVLGAELVDEPNSGSKLRLSQFFKRSKKPVTSTRPAEISAAQKGSTVTRAANTSGKEQAR comes from the coding sequence ATGGCAAAATCTAAATCACTGGCATTGACCGATTCGGGGAAGGCGCAGGCGAAACTAGCCGGATGGCTGGTTTCCCCCACCATCATCGTCATTGCCATCGTCATCTTGTTCCCCACCATTTCCGCCCTCTACCAATCCCTGTGGGGCTTTCGCGGCATTGACCCATCCACGGGCTTCGTCCGCGACAGCGAACCGTTCGTCGGCTTGGAAAACTATGTCAACATCTTCCGCGGCGACACCGGCTCCCGCTTCTGGAACGCTTTCTGGAACACCACTTTCTTCGCCACTGTCACGGTAGCGATCGAAACCGTGTTGGGTGTGGCAATGGCCTTGATCATGCACAAGGCCATGAAGGGACGCGGCCTAGTGCGAGCCGCAATCTTGGTCCCCTGGGCCATTCCTACCGCTGTTTCCGCAGTGCTGTGGAAGTGGATCTTTGACGCGCACGGCGCCGCAAACGCCCTGTTCAACACGCAAATCCTGTGGGCAACCTCGGACTGGCCGGCAAAGTTTGCGATCATCATCGCGGACACCTGGAAGACAGCCCCCTTCATTGGGCTGCTAACGCTTGCGGGGCTACAGGTCATCCCCGATGACGTCTACGAGGCCGCCAAGATTGACGGCGCGGGCGCCTGGCGCAGGTTCATGACCATTACGCTGCCGCTAGTGAAACCCGCCCTCGTCGTAGCGGTCCTGTTCCGCATGCTCGACGCGCTGCGCATGTTCGACCTTCCCTACATTTTGATTGGTCCTCGCAAAGCTTCGGTAGAAACCCTGTCGATGCTGGTGCAAGACGACGCCTCGAACCTGCGCTACGGCAGCGCAGCGGCCTACGCGGTGGTGCTGTTCATCTACGTGTTCATGATCGCCTTCGCCTTCGTCAAGGTACTGGGTGCCGAACTGGTAGACGAACCAAACTCCGGTTCCAAACTGCGACTATCGCAATTCTTCAAGAGGTCGAAAAAGCCGGTCACCTCGACCAGGCCAGCCGAAATTAGCGCGGCCCAAAAAGGTAGCACCGTTACCAGAGCTGCCAACACTTCCGGGAAGGAGCAGGCCCGATGA
- a CDS encoding carbohydrate ABC transporter permease: MKDSKLKAGLTNTSSWIGIAAIVIFCLAPFYWMIVSSLRPTKDIFDTTLWPKTLSMENYTQVFDPSRQFGRSLLNSVLVAGLTTVLALVIATITAYALARLEFPGKSIILTIVIATSMFPLVAIVVPLLKLFTAWGWINTYQAMILPDLSFALPLAVWNLTSFFKQMPRELEQAAMVDGCTPGQAFRRVILPIAAPGVFTTAIIVFINTWNEFLIAVTMINKPEMQTAPVAISKFGGVSGFETPFGSQMAAGVIVTIPLVILVLLFQRRIVAGLAAGGVKQ, encoded by the coding sequence ATGAAGGACTCAAAGCTAAAAGCGGGACTGACCAACACGTCCTCGTGGATCGGGATCGCCGCCATCGTCATCTTCTGTCTGGCGCCCTTCTACTGGATGATCGTTTCCTCGCTGCGCCCCACTAAAGACATCTTCGACACGACCCTGTGGCCGAAGACGCTCAGCATGGAAAACTACACGCAGGTATTCGACCCGTCGCGCCAATTCGGCAGGTCGCTGCTGAACTCGGTCCTGGTGGCAGGACTAACCACCGTGCTAGCCCTAGTCATCGCGACCATCACCGCATACGCCCTGGCGCGACTGGAATTTCCTGGAAAATCAATCATTTTGACAATCGTGATTGCCACCTCGATGTTCCCACTAGTGGCCATCGTGGTGCCGCTGCTAAAACTGTTCACCGCATGGGGATGGATCAACACTTACCAGGCCATGATCCTGCCCGACCTGTCCTTCGCTTTGCCTCTGGCAGTGTGGAATCTGACCAGCTTCTTCAAGCAGATGCCGCGCGAACTAGAGCAGGCCGCAATGGTAGACGGGTGCACTCCCGGGCAGGCATTCCGCCGAGTCATCCTGCCCATTGCCGCCCCCGGCGTGTTCACCACCGCGATCATCGTCTTCATCAACACCTGGAATGAATTCCTGATCGCCGTTACGATGATCAACAAGCCCGAAATGCAAACAGCCCCAGTGGCTATCTCCAAATTTGGCGGGGTCAGCGGTTTTGAGACCCCGTTCGGATCACAGATGGCGGCAGGCGTGATCGTCACGATCCCGCTAGTGATCCTTGTACTGCTATTCCAACGCCGAATCGTAGCCGGCCTCGCCGCCGGCGGCGTCAAGCAATAA
- a CDS encoding glycoside hydrolase family 13 protein has translation MTDTTMRPDMDQWWRSAVIYQVYPRSFADSGADGLGDLPGIISKLDYLAKLGVDAIWISPFYPSPQADAGYDVADYFDINPDYGTLADYDKLVSRAHALGIKVIIDVVPNHSSSDHKWFKEALAAGPNSPERDRYIFRYSEDGAPNNWGSMFGGPAWSKVDLRTGKEEDRGWWYLHLFDPEQPDFNWKNPQVHELFRDYLRFWCEKGTDGFRVDVAHGLVKAEGLPDDTIGPDRWNPEKTSGKNVEPYYDQDGVHEIYREWRKVLDEFGRDRMLVAEAWVDPLSRTAKYVREDEMSQAFNFAYLKAPWQAAELRQVIDTTRTEFGKVGAPVTWVLSNHDVVRHATRLGYEAGYDTESGISASDPQPDRELGLRRALAATTFMMGLPGGAYIYQGEELGLPEHTTLDDDARQDPTWFRTGKRVPGRDGCRIPLPWVHDAKNYGFGTGTPWLPQPELWAELAADLQEQDSASPLAHYRHLLSQRRAFSMGTGDLQWVDSPKDVLAFTNGQVLVALNLGEDAALDIEGEAVVATKGATVEDGKVHLERDSAIWVHLK, from the coding sequence TTGACCGATACCACTATGCGCCCAGACATGGATCAGTGGTGGCGCAGCGCAGTAATCTACCAGGTCTACCCGCGGTCCTTCGCGGACTCGGGAGCAGACGGCCTGGGGGATCTGCCTGGCATCATTTCGAAGCTCGACTACCTGGCCAAACTGGGGGTAGATGCGATCTGGATATCGCCGTTCTACCCCTCGCCGCAGGCAGATGCCGGCTACGACGTTGCGGACTACTTCGACATCAACCCGGACTACGGCACCCTTGCCGACTACGACAAGTTGGTCTCTCGCGCCCACGCCCTGGGCATAAAGGTGATCATCGACGTGGTGCCGAACCATTCGTCCTCGGACCACAAGTGGTTCAAGGAGGCACTAGCTGCCGGGCCGAACTCGCCCGAACGCGACCGCTACATCTTCCGTTACAGCGAGGACGGGGCGCCCAACAACTGGGGCTCCATGTTTGGCGGACCCGCCTGGTCCAAGGTGGACCTGCGCACTGGCAAGGAAGAAGACCGCGGCTGGTGGTACCTGCACCTGTTCGATCCGGAACAGCCGGACTTCAACTGGAAGAACCCGCAGGTACACGAACTATTTAGGGACTACCTCCGGTTCTGGTGCGAGAAGGGTACCGACGGTTTCCGCGTAGACGTGGCCCACGGCCTCGTAAAGGCCGAAGGACTGCCCGACGACACGATCGGACCGGATCGCTGGAATCCGGAAAAAACTAGCGGCAAGAACGTGGAACCCTACTACGACCAGGACGGGGTCCACGAGATCTACCGCGAGTGGCGCAAGGTATTGGACGAATTCGGCCGCGACCGCATGCTGGTGGCCGAAGCGTGGGTGGACCCACTGTCGCGTACCGCTAAGTACGTGCGCGAAGACGAAATGAGCCAGGCATTCAACTTCGCCTACCTGAAGGCTCCGTGGCAGGCGGCAGAACTGCGGCAGGTCATCGACACCACCCGCACCGAATTTGGCAAGGTCGGCGCGCCCGTCACCTGGGTACTGTCCAACCATGACGTAGTCCGGCACGCGACCAGGCTGGGCTACGAGGCGGGCTACGACACCGAGTCGGGCATCAGCGCCTCGGATCCGCAGCCGGATCGCGAACTAGGCCTCCGCCGCGCGCTCGCGGCCACCACGTTCATGATGGGCCTGCCCGGCGGCGCCTACATCTACCAGGGTGAAGAACTGGGTCTTCCCGAGCACACCACCCTGGATGACGATGCCCGCCAGGATCCCACCTGGTTCCGTACCGGCAAGCGCGTTCCCGGCCGCGACGGCTGCCGCATCCCGCTGCCGTGGGTTCACGACGCCAAGAACTACGGTTTCGGCACCGGCACCCCGTGGTTGCCGCAGCCGGAATTGTGGGCAGAGTTGGCAGCCGACCTGCAGGAGCAGGATTCGGCCTCGCCGCTGGCGCACTACCGTCACCTCCTGTCCCAGCGCAGGGCATTTTCCATGGGCACGGGCGACCTGCAGTGGGTCGACTCGCCTAAGGACGTGCTGGCCTTTACCAACGGGCAGGTACTAGTGGCACTGAACCTGGGAGAGGACGCCGCCCTTGACATCGAGGGCGAAGCAGTGGTGGCCACCAAGGGCGCCACTGTCGAAGACGGCAAGGTACACCTGGAGCGCGACAGCGCCATCTGGGTACACCTGAAGTAG
- a CDS encoding LacI family DNA-binding transcriptional regulator, with amino-acid sequence MVTRQDVARAAGVSPSTVSYVLSGRRPTSAATRERVLATIEALGYVPNATASALASRSVRTIGLHTIPAVYGVDSIATEYMAGMHSEVQKVGASLVLPFLTGSDSEAFRRFLRSRVVDTMILMDVSTDDWREQVMLEEHFPGVMLGLTGRRGGLPYVESDFAAVGRMAVAKGAKYGHRNALLLTRDVATDGSVPRTGRTIATSAIAACRASGISVREMCVPTHPSYALDVADCLCQPDAPTLLLAENGELAAVAVTVLKDRGLALGVDYSVIALGGEARFHPYIPPMFTEVSGPRKEMGAHTIRLALAPHKAVRSKMYPPLLIDRGTLTKAKSGPGA; translated from the coding sequence ATGGTCACCAGGCAGGACGTGGCTCGCGCGGCCGGGGTGTCGCCCTCTACCGTTTCCTACGTACTTTCCGGACGCCGCCCCACCTCGGCGGCCACCCGCGAGCGCGTCCTAGCCACCATCGAGGCGTTAGGGTATGTCCCCAATGCCACTGCCAGTGCGCTGGCGTCGCGGTCTGTGCGCACGATCGGCCTGCACACAATTCCGGCAGTGTATGGGGTGGATTCCATTGCCACCGAATACATGGCGGGAATGCACTCGGAGGTGCAGAAGGTTGGCGCTTCGCTGGTGCTGCCGTTCCTAACTGGCTCGGACAGTGAAGCCTTTAGGCGATTCCTGCGCTCGCGCGTGGTAGACACAATGATTCTGATGGACGTGTCCACGGATGACTGGCGCGAACAGGTCATGTTGGAAGAGCATTTCCCGGGCGTAATGCTGGGGCTGACGGGACGCCGCGGAGGGTTGCCCTACGTCGAATCTGACTTCGCGGCGGTGGGAAGAATGGCCGTAGCCAAAGGGGCAAAATACGGCCACCGCAACGCCTTGCTACTCACGCGCGACGTGGCCACGGACGGTTCGGTGCCCCGCACCGGCCGCACCATTGCTACTTCCGCCATTGCTGCCTGCCGGGCAAGCGGGATCAGCGTGCGCGAAATGTGCGTCCCCACTCACCCGAGCTACGCCCTGGACGTGGCCGACTGCTTATGCCAGCCGGATGCGCCCACGCTGCTACTTGCCGAAAACGGGGAGTTAGCAGCCGTTGCGGTAACCGTCCTAAAGGATCGCGGCCTTGCCCTAGGGGTTGATTATTCGGTAATCGCTCTGGGCGGCGAGGCCCGATTCCACCCCTATATTCCCCCCATGTTTACCGAGGTGTCCGGGCCTCGAAAGGAAATGGGGGCGCACACTATTCGCCTCGCACTGGCCCCGCACAAGGCGGTGCGCTCAAAAATGTACCCACCTCTTTTGATAGATCGAGGAACCCTCACCAAGGCCAAGAGCGGCCCAGGAGCATAA
- a CDS encoding MFS transporter, with protein MQQVTAQTRQARAAVTALFFTNGALMAGMVPRYPAIKDVFELSGSTYGLTVALFPLGGMCGGAITAWAIRKWGSARVAASGTAILGVLFALAGFLVSFSEAGWLGIGIGYAAFAASFFACGFCDANVDVGQNAHGLRVQKRYGRSIINSFHAAWSGGVVAGGLLASVAIAVGLPIGWHMLLAGGLFALLGQVALRYTLPGPEGQNAEEEANAAAVHTIRISPILALAALIFLSIAGALVEDNAQAWATLYMRDFLGISAALAGSAYVAAFAAQLIGRMVGDRMIDNWGPRTVIGLGGLLITVGMFASMLFPSAFTTVTGLALAGFGSATIVPIAMNAADDIPGLRPGTGLAVLAWLMRVAFLASPPLIGKIVDIFGVRVSLWALPFAGLAVIASSFVLAAQTKQRI; from the coding sequence ATGCAACAAGTAACAGCACAAACACGACAAGCAAGGGCGGCAGTAACCGCCCTCTTCTTTACCAATGGAGCGCTGATGGCGGGCATGGTACCCCGCTACCCGGCCATAAAAGACGTTTTCGAGCTGAGCGGTTCCACCTACGGGCTCACGGTCGCCCTATTTCCCCTGGGCGGCATGTGCGGGGGAGCCATTACTGCCTGGGCAATTCGCAAATGGGGCTCGGCGCGGGTTGCTGCCTCCGGAACCGCCATTTTAGGGGTCCTGTTCGCTCTAGCCGGGTTCTTAGTGTCATTTAGCGAGGCCGGGTGGCTAGGCATCGGCATAGGGTATGCGGCCTTCGCTGCCAGCTTCTTCGCCTGCGGCTTCTGCGATGCCAACGTGGATGTGGGCCAGAACGCGCACGGGTTACGAGTACAAAAACGGTACGGCCGCTCAATCATCAATTCCTTCCATGCCGCCTGGTCCGGTGGTGTTGTTGCAGGCGGGCTACTGGCATCCGTGGCCATTGCCGTGGGGCTGCCAATCGGGTGGCACATGCTGCTAGCCGGTGGCCTATTCGCGCTGCTAGGACAGGTGGCGCTCAGGTACACCCTTCCCGGACCGGAGGGGCAAAATGCGGAAGAGGAAGCGAACGCAGCGGCAGTGCATACCATCCGCATATCCCCCATCCTGGCCTTGGCCGCACTGATTTTCCTATCAATCGCAGGCGCCCTGGTAGAGGACAACGCCCAGGCCTGGGCCACCCTATACATGCGCGATTTCCTTGGCATTTCCGCCGCGTTGGCAGGGAGCGCATACGTGGCCGCGTTCGCCGCCCAGCTAATTGGCCGCATGGTTGGCGACCGCATGATCGACAACTGGGGGCCGCGCACCGTGATCGGCCTCGGCGGGCTACTAATCACCGTAGGCATGTTCGCGTCCATGCTTTTCCCCTCTGCCTTCACCACGGTTACCGGACTGGCACTGGCAGGTTTCGGATCGGCAACCATAGTGCCGATCGCAATGAACGCGGCAGACGACATTCCCGGCCTGCGTCCAGGTACCGGACTTGCCGTATTAGCTTGGCTAATGCGCGTCGCCTTCCTTGCCTCTCCCCCACTAATCGGCAAAATCGTCGACATCTTCGGCGTCCGAGTAAGCCTGTGGGCCCTTCCCTTCGCCGGATTGGCAGTAATTGCGTCCTCGTTTGTATTAGCTGCCCAAACCAAACAAAGGATATGA
- a CDS encoding YagU family protein, translating into MITTNPAQRNYKVAALVGIIGGFFSAIVKFGWEVPFPPRTPERNATNPPQSTLEMLGMSPEASHTSVTYNGNALPIYSFLIHFSFAIFFAVLYCLLAEVNTKVTLWQGAAFGIVVYVLFHVLLMPALGIVPAPWNQPFAEHFSEFFGHIVWLWSIEIVRRDLRNRITGEPDPRPEVRAA; encoded by the coding sequence ATGATCACCACTAATCCCGCCCAACGCAACTACAAAGTTGCCGCCCTCGTAGGCATCATTGGCGGTTTCTTCTCGGCAATCGTGAAATTCGGCTGGGAGGTTCCCTTCCCTCCGCGCACTCCAGAACGCAATGCGACTAACCCGCCCCAATCCACCCTGGAAATGTTGGGTATGTCCCCCGAAGCGTCGCATACTTCCGTCACTTACAACGGCAATGCGTTGCCCATCTACTCGTTCCTGATTCACTTCTCGTTCGCGATCTTCTTCGCGGTGCTCTACTGCCTGCTAGCAGAAGTGAACACGAAGGTCACCCTGTGGCAGGGCGCAGCCTTCGGCATTGTGGTCTACGTGCTGTTCCACGTTCTACTAATGCCCGCCCTCGGTATTGTTCCCGCGCCTTGGAATCAGCCTTTTGCAGAGCACTTCTCGGAATTCTTCGGACACATTGTCTGGCTGTGGTCCATAGAGATTGTCCGTCGCGATCTGCGCAACCGGATCACCGGAGAACCTGATCCGAGGCCGGAAGTGCGCGCTGCATGA
- a CDS encoding helicase HerA-like domain-containing protein: protein MLSSVSANESPEELQAQLAAARAEAAEAKAEAARLKAEAAEARAAAAQASTSPAPKEDSDQSQTPAPEQPESDQPEAPAEATQESSELAQTIKAGYSFTDDLQTITLGTLLEGDTPTPGVTAKLPLSIMNRHLLVAGATGTGKTRTLQLLAEGLSSAGCPAVLVDVKGDLTGLAEAGQASDKLTQRTSANGQEWKGDAFPVQLLTPSGAEAPVPGALVRTRVTDFGPLLLARALQLNTTQEQALQLIFSWADSNGLDLVDLGDLRSVITFLTSKEGKAELATIGGVGPATAGVILRTLSALESQGGDKFFGEPSFDTADLLAKQGERGVISLLEVGDMSTRPALISALIMWLLAQLFQTLPEVGDVDKPHLTFVFDEAHLLFTDATKEFVRQVVHTVRLIRSKGVSVVFVTQSPNDIPADVLAQLGSRIQHGLRAATPQDQKALKQTVKTFPETSLDLAEVLTNLGTGEAVVTVLDPKGRPTPVAPFSVWAPASVMGQASPEKVKELAASALAQKYATAMDPHSATEELAERAQKAQAETEAKAQKEAADKEAEKAAKQAQKDAERAQKEAEKARAKRSKDMESVLTNVLRSAGRTLGREITRSIFGTRRRK from the coding sequence ATGCTTTCCAGTGTGAGTGCAAATGAAAGCCCCGAGGAACTACAAGCCCAACTAGCCGCCGCCCGCGCAGAAGCCGCAGAGGCAAAAGCCGAAGCAGCTCGCCTCAAAGCTGAGGCCGCCGAAGCCCGCGCAGCCGCCGCCCAAGCAAGCACTTCTCCGGCACCCAAGGAAGATTCGGATCAGTCCCAGACGCCAGCGCCTGAACAGCCCGAATCGGATCAGCCTGAGGCGCCAGCGGAAGCCACCCAAGAATCTTCGGAGCTGGCACAGACCATCAAGGCCGGCTACTCGTTTACGGATGACCTACAGACCATTACTCTGGGCACTCTTCTTGAGGGCGACACCCCCACCCCCGGCGTAACCGCCAAACTGCCGCTTTCGATCATGAACCGTCACCTGCTTGTTGCGGGCGCTACGGGCACGGGCAAGACACGCACGTTGCAGCTGCTGGCCGAAGGGCTCTCTAGCGCCGGCTGCCCCGCCGTATTGGTAGATGTGAAGGGCGATCTTACCGGCCTGGCCGAGGCGGGGCAGGCCTCAGACAAGCTAACGCAGCGCACCAGCGCCAACGGACAAGAGTGGAAGGGCGACGCTTTCCCCGTCCAACTACTTACCCCTTCCGGCGCAGAAGCTCCCGTTCCGGGCGCCTTGGTGCGAACTCGTGTCACCGACTTTGGGCCACTCCTGTTGGCCCGCGCATTGCAGCTGAACACGACGCAGGAGCAAGCCTTACAGCTCATCTTCAGTTGGGCCGACTCCAACGGGTTAGACCTGGTAGACCTGGGCGACCTCCGCTCGGTCATCACGTTCCTAACCTCTAAAGAGGGCAAGGCCGAACTGGCCACCATCGGCGGGGTTGGTCCCGCTACGGCAGGGGTCATCCTGCGCACGCTCAGCGCGTTGGAATCGCAAGGTGGCGACAAGTTCTTTGGCGAGCCCAGCTTTGACACGGCCGACCTGCTGGCCAAGCAGGGCGAACGGGGCGTCATTTCTTTGCTTGAGGTCGGCGACATGTCCACCCGGCCCGCGCTCATCTCCGCCCTCATCATGTGGCTGCTAGCGCAACTATTCCAAACTTTGCCCGAAGTGGGCGACGTCGACAAACCCCACCTGACCTTTGTTTTCGATGAGGCTCACCTGCTATTTACCGACGCCACCAAAGAATTCGTGCGCCAGGTGGTGCACACGGTGCGGCTGATCCGGTCGAAAGGCGTCTCGGTCGTCTTCGTCACCCAGTCTCCCAACGATATTCCAGCGGACGTGCTAGCACAGCTCGGCTCCCGCATCCAGCATGGGCTGAGGGCGGCCACCCCACAAGACCAGAAGGCGCTCAAGCAGACCGTAAAGACTTTCCCAGAAACCAGCCTGGACCTGGCAGAAGTGCTGACCAATCTGGGTACCGGCGAGGCCGTCGTGACCGTCCTCGACCCGAAGGGCAGGCCCACCCCGGTAGCCCCATTTTCGGTATGGGCGCCCGCCTCGGTGATGGGGCAGGCCAGCCCAGAAAAGGTGAAGGAACTAGCGGCCTCTGCACTGGCACAAAAGTACGCGACCGCAATGGACCCGCATTCGGCCACCGAAGAGCTAGCCGAGCGCGCCCAGAAGGCACAGGCGGAAACCGAAGCTAAAGCCCAAAAGGAGGCCGCTGACAAGGAGGCCGAAAAAGCTGCCAAGCAGGCCCAAAAAGATGCTGAACGGGCTCAAAAGGAAGCAGAAAAAGCCCGAGCCAAACGCAGCAAAGACATGGAATCGGTGCTGACGAACGTGCTGCGCTCGGCTGGACGCACTTTGGGCCGCGAAATCACCAGGTCGATTTTCGGCACCCGCAGGCGCAAGTAG
- a CDS encoding methionine/alanine import family NSS transporter small subunit codes for MTGAAIILMLVTILIVWGGLIGSVVALHYMSTPYERAEKIVANTPSTGISKPQ; via the coding sequence GTGACCGGAGCAGCAATCATCCTGATGTTGGTAACCATCCTTATCGTGTGGGGTGGACTAATCGGATCCGTAGTGGCATTGCACTACATGTCCACGCCATACGAAAGGGCGGAAAAGATAGTGGCTAATACGCCCTCGACGGGCATAAGTAAGCCTCAGTAG